A part of Pseudomonas sp. HR96 genomic DNA contains:
- the mdcH gene encoding malonate decarboxylase subunit epsilon — translation MSVLLAFPGQGAQRPGMLHELPDEPSVRACLESASEVLGESVLDLDSRAALASTRAVQLCLLVAGVAAAGLLPPAQFVAGLSIGAYPAAVVAGALAFPDAVRLVALRGELMQRAFPEGFGMTAILGLELGQLQPLIDRVHGRDTPVYLANINAERQLVIAGSDAAMQAVARLARQQGAGLARRLAVSVPSHCALLQPAGAQLAAAFAQVQLQRPRLRYLSASSARPIVQAEALRDDLAWNLCRVVDWRGVIQHAYERGVRLHLELPPGTVLSGLARPLFGSGAVAFQSARRDSLLTLIEEEGERTP, via the coding sequence ATGAGTGTGCTCCTGGCGTTTCCCGGCCAAGGGGCGCAGCGCCCGGGCATGCTCCATGAGCTGCCCGACGAGCCCAGCGTGCGCGCTTGTCTGGAAAGCGCCAGCGAAGTGCTGGGCGAGTCGGTACTGGACCTGGACAGCCGCGCAGCGTTGGCCTCGACCCGCGCCGTGCAGCTGTGCCTGCTGGTGGCGGGCGTGGCGGCCGCCGGCCTGTTGCCGCCGGCGCAATTCGTTGCGGGGCTGTCCATCGGCGCTTATCCGGCGGCGGTGGTAGCGGGCGCGCTGGCGTTCCCCGATGCCGTGCGCCTGGTGGCCTTGCGCGGCGAATTGATGCAGCGGGCGTTTCCCGAAGGCTTCGGCATGACCGCGATCCTTGGCCTGGAGCTGGGCCAGTTGCAGCCATTGATCGACCGCGTGCATGGCCGCGACACACCGGTGTATCTGGCCAACATCAACGCCGAGCGGCAGTTGGTGATTGCTGGCAGCGATGCGGCCATGCAGGCAGTGGCCCGCCTGGCCCGGCAGCAGGGCGCGGGTCTGGCGCGACGCCTGGCGGTGAGCGTGCCGTCGCACTGCGCCTTGCTGCAACCGGCAGGCGCGCAACTGGCGGCGGCGTTCGCCCAGGTGCAATTGCAACGTCCGCGCCTGCGCTATCTCAGCGCCAGCAGCGCCCGGCCCATCGTTCAAGCCGAGGCCTTGCGCGACGACCTGGCGTGGAACCTGTGCAGGGTGGTCGACTGGCGCGGGGTGATCCAGCACGCCTACGAGCGTGGCGTGCGCCTGCACCTCGAGCTGCCGCCTGGCACAGTGCTCAGCGGCCTAGCGCGACCGCTGTTCGGCAGCGGTGCGGTGGCCTTTCAAAGTGCCCGGCGCGACAGCCTGCTGACGCTCATCGAAGAGGAGGGCGAGCGCACCCCCTGA
- a CDS encoding malonate decarboxylase holo-ACP synthase → MVVDAHDLLWGSLPLPADAPRWAFEVLRDPQAPVVVRRAPAPAGYVAVGIRGRAREQRFGTLMALQAVQRRVTPEQLAQVPAGGHWPALRALAEVRQRLAGLAWGVAGSAAYELASGLPAVHAQSDLDLILRAPHAIDSLAAQRLLALLELPGCRVDLQLQTPFGGVALAEWARRPRQVLLKTQRGPQLVIDPWSGR, encoded by the coding sequence ATGGTAGTGGACGCCCATGACTTGCTCTGGGGCTCGCTGCCACTGCCCGCCGACGCTCCGCGCTGGGCCTTTGAAGTCCTCCGGGACCCGCAGGCCCCGGTGGTGGTGCGGCGTGCGCCAGCACCCGCTGGCTACGTCGCAGTCGGCATTCGTGGCCGTGCTCGCGAGCAGCGTTTCGGCACGCTGATGGCCCTGCAGGCAGTGCAGCGACGGGTCACGCCCGAACAGCTCGCGCAGGTGCCGGCGGGCGGTCACTGGCCGGCACTGCGCGCCTTGGCCGAGGTCCGCCAGCGGCTGGCTGGGCTGGCCTGGGGCGTCGCGGGTAGCGCCGCCTACGAGCTGGCTAGCGGCTTGCCGGCGGTGCACGCGCAAAGCGACCTGGATTTGATCCTGCGCGCTCCGCACGCCATCGACTCGCTGGCAGCGCAACGCTTGCTGGCGTTGCTCGAGCTACCCGGCTGTCGCGTCGACCTGCAACTGCAGACCCCGTTCGGCGGCGTGGCGCTGGCCGAATGGGCCCGCCGGCCGCGCCAGGTCCTGCTCAAGACGCAGCGAGGGCCGCAATTGGTCATCGACCCCTGGAGCGGTCGATGA
- the madL gene encoding malonate transporter subunit MadL, whose amino-acid sequence MIIYGVALLAICTLAGSILGDLLGVLLGVKSNVGGVGIAMILLICARLWMHKRGGMSRECEMGVGFWGALYIPVVVAMAAQQNVVGALHGGPMALLAAAGAVVICGCTIALISRTHRGEPLPAEPPLADPLLAAVPVTAGGR is encoded by the coding sequence ATGATCATTTACGGTGTGGCATTACTGGCGATCTGCACATTGGCCGGGTCGATTCTCGGCGACCTGCTGGGTGTGCTGCTGGGCGTCAAATCCAATGTCGGCGGCGTCGGCATTGCCATGATCCTGCTGATCTGCGCGCGGCTGTGGATGCACAAGCGTGGCGGCATGAGCAGGGAGTGCGAGATGGGCGTGGGCTTCTGGGGCGCCCTGTACATTCCGGTGGTGGTGGCCATGGCCGCCCAGCAGAACGTGGTCGGCGCCCTGCACGGCGGGCCCATGGCGCTGCTGGCCGCCGCAGGGGCGGTGGTGATCTGCGGCTGCACCATTGCTCTTATCAGCCGTACCCATCGCGGCGAGCCGCTGCCGGCCGAGCCGCCGTTGGCCGATCCGCTGCTCGCTGCAGTGCCCGTCACTGCGGGAGGACGCTGA
- the mdcE gene encoding biotin-independent malonate decarboxylase subunit gamma has product MNGYSLRGRTWFDALASADQPVAGLPASLRVADGELEGRAARWLAVIADPDNPFPRARSGEVGLLEGWGLAKAVDTAIQEDAERAHKRALIAIVDVPSQAYGRRDEVLGIHQALAGAADSYARARLAGHPVLALLVGKAMSGAFLAHGYQANRLIALRDPAVQVHAMGKASAARVTQRSIEELEALAASVPPMAYDIDSYASLGLLWQTLAVERIEQPTAQDLERVRTALREALADVVGTPRDLSSRRGAANREASQRVRQLLREQW; this is encoded by the coding sequence ATGAACGGCTATTCCCTGCGTGGCCGCACCTGGTTCGACGCCCTCGCCAGCGCAGACCAGCCCGTTGCCGGTTTGCCAGCTTCCCTGCGGGTTGCCGATGGCGAGCTGGAGGGCCGCGCTGCGCGCTGGCTGGCAGTGATCGCCGATCCGGACAATCCCTTCCCCCGCGCGCGCAGTGGCGAAGTCGGCCTGCTGGAGGGCTGGGGTTTGGCGAAGGCGGTCGATACTGCCATCCAGGAGGATGCCGAGCGCGCGCACAAACGCGCATTGATCGCCATCGTCGACGTGCCGAGCCAGGCCTATGGCCGTCGCGACGAGGTGCTGGGTATTCACCAGGCGCTGGCCGGCGCGGCGGACAGTTATGCGCGGGCGCGGCTGGCCGGTCACCCGGTGCTGGCCTTGCTGGTCGGCAAAGCCATGTCCGGGGCCTTCCTGGCCCACGGCTACCAGGCCAACCGGTTGATCGCCCTGCGCGATCCGGCGGTCCAGGTGCATGCCATGGGCAAGGCCTCGGCAGCGCGGGTCACCCAGCGCAGCATCGAGGAGCTCGAAGCGCTGGCCGCCAGCGTGCCGCCGATGGCCTATGACATCGACAGCTACGCCTCGCTCGGGCTGCTCTGGCAAACCCTGGCGGTGGAACGCATCGAACAGCCCACTGCGCAGGATCTCGAGCGCGTGCGCACGGCGCTGCGCGAAGCGCTGGCGGACGTCGTCGGCACCCCGCGCGACCTGTCGAGCCGGCGTGGCGCGGCCAACCGCGAGGCCTCGCAGCGGGTGCGCCAGTTGCTGCGCGAGCAATGGTAG